The DNA segment TCATGATGTTATCGTACGTACGGTGCAGAATTGCAGTCAGCTCCTCCAATTCGGATGCAAATTCGCAAATATTTTGCGAATAAAAAACCAATTGGTCAAACCTCTTGCTTATTGGCTCCAACAGTGGCTCAtcgtggctgctcttgatgtgtgtgtgtcgccTCTTTACCTTCTCGCTCCATCGTTCTAGTATATATCTAGGTgacacttggcttacttgttcaaagcttaacacgcttagtgCGTGACGACACAGTATCCCTCttgactcgaataataagcattggcattttacctcggctgcaactgagtcgtaagtaaccacaaacttgttgaatattgagtTGGAAACTTGTTCTCCAACCTCATATACTGAATAGCCTAGAGCAGAATTCGTTAATCTAGTGATGCAATTCACCTTTCCTCTGAATTGCGCTTGGACTTTCCTAAACTTTTGATGAGTGTACAcatcttgaaactgagcttcaatggaagatttggttgcacacggtatgaccgtatgaaaatctgcagcatctgattctctctctgcttgctccCTGCTTCTGAGGCAATTATCGTATTATTTGACGAATTGAATAAGCGAGCTGTTCTGGgtaataaacttgttaaaaaacgaatgcatgctctcgctcctttgtgtgcttctcatccctgcccagaagtggtgatccagatagattggaacccatatatgacggtttgcatagagatctgcataatacacccaaacacagactataaatacacccgataaaaattaaatttacacatctgctgcagattttaacccaacactacctgaaagccacttgttgtccacaagaccaaaatttaGCAGAAAAttattccaattcctatcaaatgagtcTTTGCTATGAAAGTTCCAAACAACTTGGCTCATTTGTTGTTCAATATCTGCATGTCCCTTGTACtcgtttaatttgcttggaatcttcttcatgatgtgccaaatacaccaacgGTGAATTATTGTTGGCATAGAGgcctctaaagcccttttcattgatgcgcattgatcggtgagaaaccctttcggagcatttcctcccatgcaacgaagccaacattgaaataaccatttgaatgattcaatttcttcatttttttatcaaatagcatCCGAGAAGTGTTGACTGATCGTGGTAATTCACCCCAACAAAAGAACCACAAACCAAATTATATCTGAAACAAATTACCATAGTGCAGAATGAAAAATCATTAGGTACACCCAACAAATGCTTTGTATACACCCAAAAACAGCCAATATACACCTCTCCTGTggattcattaaaaaaaattaatttagcatTATAAACAGAGACAGTTTGTTACCTctttgtattgtaggtggtgtcaaatgaaataacatctccAAAATACTCAAAGGTAGCTCTACTTCTTGCATCGGCCCAAAAAGCAAACTTAATCGATTGATCCTCCTCGAGttcaagctcaaaaaagaaattctgattcttctttttcattcttaacaaatattttcCGAATTCCTTTACATCTTCTTGTTCGAAAACATTTCGCACTTCCCTggtaatgtaattcctcacatccttttcaataaaatttaactcgcggtgACCCCCAGTagccgcaacaaatgattggtaagttTTACTTGGTCTGATACCAGCctcctcgttattctctattgtacgacgaatggacatgcttagttccctgtgctgtttgagcatctctgctttACTTGGACAGCAATGGTGTGAATGatccagcacaacctttgaaatgatccaagcaccaacatccttcaatgtgtgtatataaattcttgcaggacagtTTAAACCGGCTGTCGGATTCGTCTTCTCGgtcggagatattttagatttccattttTCCTCTCTAGTCTCtactacatgtaatcaattgattcttaatgtcgtttcccttcctatttgtgctccgaactcttgtagaaaaactTGTAGCCTTGGCGTAGTTCTTGTAAAATTttccagcatcttcaagggtggtaaaggtcattccaaccATCGAaacaaactggtcatcaacaacagagagaggCGGCAGAATataccatgtcaaaaactataaatacacccaatcattgctaatataatacacccgaacggcaccaactcaactaaaatgacaataaaagccaTAAGCTGTAAATACacaggctgcagaatacaccatgacaaaaactaaaaacacacccaatcatgtctgatataatacacccaaacgacaACAACTCAgctaaaataacagaaaaagccataaactgtaaatacacccacACTCCCGAAAAAATACACCCAGAAAAGTTTTGATCTACACCCGAGTgtctgctataaattccagataatcaatcaaaactaatacattacattcaatccaTATATTTATGTTGACGTGTTAGTCTCACAGTCAATGTTCACGAATTATTCAgctacacaatgctatacaaattactacaacaaaattcagagtaatcgtatgtaaatcaaacctcaggaactttgttagattcaaattcataatccacttcgTCCTGATTCAACTAAGAATCTGAGgttgaatcatccattatcttcaaaacgagttcaaactttgatttcagaaaacaaaaaattgataGAAAACGAAGCTGCAGTTACAAAGagagaagaacgagaagaagaagaacgaagaaGGAACAAATCTAGAAATAAGGAGAATGgagaaggaaacaaatcttttaaatttggtagttataTATACGCGGGATCTTTATATAGCGCGTGTATTGGACGTAGACCTTGCAGCGCGTTTTGTGGGTTTATTCGTTAAtgaacttgtaaagcatacaagccctaatggcttgtatgcagagcttttcTATAGTAATTCTCCACATACAAGTGATTTTCAATACAAGTCATACAATTCATTTATATTTACGCCGTTTCACATTTTTTTTGtgcctcctcttcctcttcctcttcctcttcctcttctttctcttcctcttcctcttcctcttcctcttcctcttcctcttcttcctccgtgtctctttttcttctttttcgtaaTTTTTCTCTCTCGTTATCATCGTCATCAACACCACCTCTTCCTCcctctttttttattgaaatttcttttcctctttttgttttctctttctccttcatcaAAATTAccagaaaaaatgaagaaacattattcaaggtactgttttattgttcttctagattttttttagattgtctCTGTCATGTGCTTCATCCTTAACTAGtaaaacattaaaagatttcaagaagaagTATACTGTCTCTCCCTatattgggtgtatttcttaaatcctttgagtgtatttcttaaattctttgggtgtatttttataatcctttgggtgtactTTTGTAAtcgtttggtttatttttgtaACTGTTTGGGTGCATTTTTGTAATCGTtcgggtgtatttctgaagttctatCATCTTCAACACaatttcaaaacttgatttcagaaaccatgaaaatcgaaaaaaacagAAGGAGATCGAAGGCAAAGAGAGAATGTTTTTCCATACAAatcatacaagtcatttatattcacgccgttttcaccttttttttttgtctctttttcttcttcttctttctctgtgcttcctcttcttcctcttcttcttcttcttctttctctgtgtctcttcttcttcttcttcttcgtaaAAAATGAAACGAAGATGAAACACACGAAGATGATTTAATAACGCGCGTGTTAGGCCCAACTTGTAAGACTTATAAACAAaaatgacttgtatgtgtagcattattcatagtatatatatatatacacagtAGCAGTTCACAAAGAGAAAAATGGCCACCATTAATTCAATTTGCCATAAGAAAGAGTAGTTTCGTACATTGACAGAAAACTAATTAAAGAAATCTAATGGCTTTTTGGGTTGTGAGTTTTGAGTTGTGACATTCCCAACACGCAACAACTTTAGTTAGGTATGCTAGAAAGATAAGCTAATGTATAATTAATTCATGGATcacattaaattaattaagtagataattattatttttctcttttcatccCAGTTTCAGCCAAGGAAGTAAAACTCACTTCTATTTTCCAAATTTGTGTTACAAACTTTACGTCGTACATGTCACTTTGCATGCATTTGTCAAAGCTCTCttatcgtttttttttttttgacttggaaattaaaataaaataaattaattttaatcaaaaGATTAAAATGGAATAATTATAAATCATCCTtatcaatatttattattttcagtcCTTTTCCTAGCTATTGATTTGTCCATATTAAAGACTTTAGTATATTCAAATTAACCTACATATACGGCACATGACCAAATGAGATGTTAACATATATACATCATCGAATGATGACTTCATTTCTTTGATTTCGATCTTCAAAACATGTAAACTAAATTTAGCACTTAGCTTTGACTTATGTCAGAGGTCTATCTGTCACCACGAAGGAGAAGaaaccaaattaaaaatgaCCAATATTAAAGAGcaatttttccattttttttaaagattagaGGATAAATTCCTTCCTATTGTATACTACGTACTATAGGATGATAGATTTattatgcatattttttatatatgaaaaataaggATAATTCacgtaaaaaaatgaaatgtaaACTAATATTATATAGATGTCttaaaactaaatattttatgttcgaATTTAGAGTATATTTTATGTAAAtcgaaattaattttaatttagtatcaCTTTATTTAAATCgaataaaataaagtcaatTAATACACATATAGTAAATCGAATGGaatagattcgatttactaACCGAAAGATGCAATTCATAATATTTAAAGGTGTCCAAGGTAAATTGAATGAACAAGTTTTCGATTTAATAGTTTTGATGTCTCTAACAAatcattaaaatatatattaaattagttattaaaatagaatatttattaaaataaattattaaattaaattagttattagaatagaatatttattaaaatacaaatatatattaaaaataaattaaattatatatattttttatgtaaatacattataaataattttagtaattaattttaaaataacatttttgtattTACGTTAAGATTCTTTAGTAAGATTCACGTTATTTAACCTATCTATGAGTCAACCAGTAATTGATGTTAATTGATTGGTATTAGACACATAAATGTCTGTATGAGTATTTGAGAGCTCTTTAATAAGTGAATTTGTTAATTTGGGAACAATTTAATTACTTGTTTCAACGAAACACTACATATATATTAGAACTTACTAATATCTTAGTAAATAATCAtttttcactataaaaaatttaaatgctgATAAAATTAGTtacgaaaaaaatcaaactatattatatttataaaagttGAGTTTTAtctgataaaaatatttaatcgtTAAATTTGTATTGActccattaaaaaaataagttaaaattttaaattatctttattattatcatttctAATATAGATTAATCTTAAAACCCTAACTATTTTTAACATcatctaaaaaaatcaaaactcatCTCTTAATACAGAAATCCAAATCGATCATTAGTGATGAAGAAAGAGGAACAAAGAAGATTTAGATCTGAATCGATGCGATATCTTGCTTTGACTCTGGCGCATGAATACTAGAGtctctaatttatttttcatcttaaTTGTATTATTGGGTTTGTTTTCTttgattcaatttaattttattcctttttatattCTGAAGTTATACTATTATTTGGAACTCAGGAGTTGAAACACAAACTTTGCATAGCgagtgtttttttttcttttttatatttgtccataaaaaataaatatttttatcagaCGTAATTTACTTGTGATGGATAtaatattagtttaatttttgtatggttaattttatcaatttttttatagtaaaaagtacttatttatttttaaaaagattgaaTAATATAAGTCAAGTAAATTAAAGTTGGTCAAAGAATTAGGTAGGGATGCACATGATTCAACTCGATTCGATTATCCGGCACGAATCCAAATAATTCGGAGCTAATTTGATGTTATTTTATCGAATTTAGAATTGGGTAAGGGTCTAAAAAATAGATCTGGTCATTATTTAGAGTCGATTTCGAGTCAAGACGAACACGGTTTCACTCGACATATGTGCACCATAAAAGGactaaaaaaagtatatatgttttaaattaattctaatattatgttatattaattataagcttattgttttatttttaattatatttgttgaattagaaaatagataaaaaatataaaattagaatttatgaataaatttaagtttaaatatatttattaacttttttataataaatattttttttataaatgagtgcatcataattttttataattattaaaatttggacTTTATTCTATGAGataaaaatagtataattttattagatttaaGATTgaataaaaatctcaaaaatagatccaattattattttgtatagaatttGAATCCAGGCGAATTCTTTCGCTTGGTCCATGAAGAAGGCATGAACCAAAACCAAATACTAAATTCAACATTCATAGTATAGGCCCAGTATGTGTGGTTTTGTtgagtattttttttgtcacaaGGTTTTGTTGAGTTTAGCAATGGCATTAATGGATAACGCCATAACGGGCTTCTACAGTATTATcttatattaaaaagaaaaacaaacaaattttatgaatCTCTTAAAATAAGTGTATTCGGATTCAAAATTTGACCATGTCAAATAGTGAATACtgaataaaactaattttagttagtatagtaattaatttattaatttatttaaataagtaacataaatttattttatatataataatttattagtcaacgataaatttttaaataaaattctaattcactataaattaattcttaatctatcaaattaaataatataaaaaaagtacatagacaaacttagaagttagaatagaacataaaatataactaaaaaaatcgaaaaagtataagtagataatgaaaatactaaacaatgtaaataatatatatattgaatgttcattttattagatatacggataattattttaatattaaaatttagatgattaatttaaaaatatagcctatttttatttaattagtaattatttatattatttaagatggtcattatttaattaacactCTCAAACAAATTATTCACCGCACAAAATAACCAaattttttccataaccatcaAAGATTTAATTTGACATCACGTTTTAGATTATGCAATGTCAACTTGGATGTTAACAGAAAAACAGCGGTTAGTTAGCTTATGATTAGACTTGTTGCATGAATCTAACATTTGGTCATTACTGAAAAATTATTCATAAACAATATTTTGATGGTAAATTTGGTATTTTATTTCACCCACTCGATATAAtacgtatatataaaaaattgatcactaatttaaaatacaaaatatatgtaatatatatgattaatttaataacTGATGTTAACTAACATTGTTTAActcgatatttttttttttttcattttccccCAATATTAATTGATTAATAGAAGCgtgattttaatttgtttgaatgaatgaagaaagagaGGGTAACGCTTACGCTGCTGAAAACCCTTGGAAGCTGCAGAAGACGATTCCATAAAACCCCCAACGTTGCCGTCACTCACCGCCATCAAACAACAATGGAGGAACAACAACTCCACTCCGATCGATACTCCTTCAATCCAACGCTCAAATGGAATCCAGAGGTTCATAACTACTTCGCCAAAGCTTATGGCGCCGATCGCTTCTCTCGCATCTCCATCGCTCTAACGTAACTACTTCTCTCGCATCTTAGTAGCtcattagttagttagttagttagaagCGGTTAAATTTAGTTATAGTGGTATTGCTAGCATATGCACGGTTAAGGTAGGAAGTGAAACAAATGAGGCTGAGTTTGTTGATTGCTGTGTTCGACTCGATAGCTTGTGAGCTTACTTGATAATGTATATATGATCAAAATTGCTAATGTGTATAGTAATCTGCTTTTCAGTAATTCAGCACATGTATTGAGAGGTTTAaggttgattttgaattttcaaataTGCTAATGCTACTTGTTGTTATgttgttttgaaattttgagttgTAAAGTTAGGTTTCTTGGTTATGTATTGCAGCCGTCCTTCTAGGTACTCTTGTATTCGGGTTAACACGATGAGGTCCACTACTGATGCTGTTATTGAGAAGCTACGGGCGATTTTGAAGGAGTCTTCCTCAGGTTCTGGGGATGTCTCTGAGAATGGTGCTAATGGGAACCTGGCATTGGTGGAAAGCGATGATGGAGATAGTAATCCTTTAAGAGGGGATTGTCTTGGTGCTGGTGCTGTTTCTAAGTGCCAGATTCCTGGGATGGAATATGTGGTGTTTGTTTGGGGTTCAGGGCCTCGTCACATCAATTATGGTTATGCACCTGATTTGCCTCCTCCCAAGGAGGTCATCGTTAGTAGGAAGTGTGCCGAGGCTGTTCTTCGGGGTGCTCAGGTTGTTTTCTTTTCCACAGTGATAGTAGGAAGCTCCTGTATAAGAAAAGATGTGCTTGTTTGAGAATTCTGCTATTTGCAGTAATAGAATATACAAATATGTCATGCCAAAATGTCTtttctctgatttttttttttttcttgtacccTTCTATACAGTAGGCATAAGTTGTCTACTTTCTCTCCCCAAAACCAAAATGTTCAAAGCTTCTTGCCTTGATGTGTACTTTTATATTTGAAAGTATTATTATAAGTTTTCAGTTTCCCTAGTATGCAAaaggtttggtttggtttggttgtaGGGCTTTCTATTTTATGGTAAATACTTATTGATGGTATTTCACTGGTTCCTGATGCTAGTTTTCGTTTAGGCATATGTTCCTGGTGTAATGGCTTGCAGTGCTCATGTTGAGAAAGGAGATACTGTTGCAGTCTCAGTTGCTGTGGAGCAGAAGGGTGTGGATGGGGGATGGAGTATTGGTATGACACGTGGTACTGTTCTCCAAGGATCACAAGCAGGTAGGAAGTGTATTTTTTCCCCTGGATTCTGGAGATGATAATTTGTAGAATCCTCTTCTAAACTTGGTCTTCAAAATAAGcttaaatagtaaaatatttgGAGGTCATTTGAAcaaattatgtttatgttttattaaggTAGTTGCTTCCGTTGAATTTAACTGTCAAGAATATGGTTGGCAGAATttcttatttgtttgttttatagATCCATATTATTTTGAACGGAATGGGCTTTATATTGGCCAAGGAACAGCAATGATGTCAAGGGCTGGACTGTTTCGGGTTCCTGAAGGAGTTGGTGTGGAGATGAAGAACAGAGTATATGAACTTCATTCTTTTCATAGTAAATTTCACCCTCTCTTTTATATCTgggatatattttatttatcgggaaaaattatttcatttagCAGTTCTTCTATCGCTTAATAAGATTATGTGGCTGCTATATTACTGTTTCCTTTTGGTTTCCCAGATGTTCTTGAAGGAGAAATATTTCTTCAAAACCTGCCAAGTATTGTTGCTGCACATGCTCTAGGTACACAAATTGTGGTCTCAGTTGTGATTTACAATTACTATGGCCTCTTTGTTTTCCTTGGTTGTAAATGCATTTTCATTATGATTTCCAGCAAGTACTACAGATTAAAACCCAGCTAGGTCTTGCTATGATCCCAATCATCCCATTTGATACTGCCAAATTGAACCATTATAGCATGTGATTCATAGTAACATAGCTCTTTTACTCTGTGCCGTTGATTTTTCCCTCGCTTTCTTCtttgttgttttgaattttcttatGTTGAGGAGGATTCATAATCACTTAGACCTTTACCTCTTTGTAATTTAATGTATAACATTGTAGATTGATTTTGTAATATTCAGATCCACAAAAGGGTGAGAGGATACTAGACATGTGTGCTGCACCTGGAGGGAAAACAACCGCAATTGCAATACTTATGAAGGATGAAGGAGAGATCATCGCAACTGATAGATCTCATAACAAGGTGGAAATTCTGAAAGGATACAGATAATCTTGTAAATTCCTATCTAGTAGTTTGTGTTTGATGACTGTTATATCATTACATGTGTGTGTgtctctctgtgtgtgtgtgtgtatatattcCTGCTAATATTACCATGTAAGTCAACCTTTACATATATACCTACATCTATTTAGGTTGCAAAAGAACTTCTAAAATTAACAGTGAACCCTGTAAATTTATCTGATGAATGATGATGGCTGTCTAGGTGCTGGATATTCAGAAAAGGGCAAATGAAATGGGCTTGAGTT comes from the Arachis duranensis cultivar V14167 chromosome 7, aradu.V14167.gnm2.J7QH, whole genome shotgun sequence genome and includes:
- the LOC107496548 gene encoding rRNA (cytosine-C(5))-methyltransferase NOP2C; this translates as MKKERVTLTLLKTLGSCRRRFHKTPNVAVTHRHQTTMEEQQLHSDRYSFNPTLKWNPEVHNYFAKAYGADRFSRISIALTRPSRYSCIRVNTMRSTTDAVIEKLRAILKESSSGSGDVSENGANGNLALVESDDGDSNPLRGDCLGAGAVSKCQIPGMEYVVFVWGSGPRHINYGYAPDLPPPKEVIVSRKCAEAVLRGAQAYVPGVMACSAHVEKGDTVAVSVAVEQKGVDGGWSIGMTRGTVLQGSQADPYYFERNGLYIGQGTAMMSRAGLFRVPEGVGVEMKNRVYELHSFHNVLEGEIFLQNLPSIVAAHALDPQKGERILDMCAAPGGKTTAIAILMKDEGEIIATDRSHNKVLDIQKRANEMGLSCIKTFKLDALKSVSRGNHTNASIGPSSCDANNGMANKVSDSSNVQGEGILSIIEDRLKTEVMEENGNGEKANGKVYLSKADIRKSMRRARNGPGRNQSLGGRVDGSKGFSPNSFDRVLLDAPCSALGLRPRLFAGEETVESLRNHGKYQRRMFDQAVQLARPGGVIVYSTCTINPGENEALVRYALDKYKYLSLAPQHPRLGGPGLVGSCEFPDGYLEEWLRPGEENLVQRFDPSSPLDTIGFFIAKFVVGSKDG